In Shinella zoogloeoides, the genomic window GGAATTGAGAACGGCGGAGGTGGCGGCGCTGCCGATCTCCACGTCGCCGGAGGCGAGCGCGATCAGCGAAGCCGGGCCGCCGCCGGCATAGCCGACATTTTCGAGCGTGATGCCGGTTCCGTCGAAATAGCCGAGTTCTGCGGCCAGCTCATGGGCGGCGAGGCCGCCCTGGCTGGCCAGGAAGCGGAGCTTGACGTCTTCTGCCGAGGCATTGGCGGCAAGGCCTATGAAGAGGGCTGCGGAGAGGAGGAGCTTGCGGGAATGGAAGGTCATGTCGGGTGTCCTTTGGAAAAATGAGGAGGAGGTTCAGGCGCCGGGCTGCGACCAGCGGCATAGCTTGCGCTGGAGAAGGACGAGCACGGCATTGGCGGCAAGGCCGAGAAGTGCCAGCAGCAGGATCGCGGCGAACATCAGCGGGATCTGGAAATTGTACTGGGCGTTCATCACTTGGAAGCCGATGCCCTTGTTGGCACCGATCATTTCGGCGGCGATGAGCAGCAGCAGGGCCGTGGTGGCCGAGAGGCGCAGGCCCACGAAGATCGCCGGGACCGAGGCCGGCAGCACGACGCGGCGGAAGATCGTCAGGCGGCTCGCCCCATAGGTCCGCGCCATCTCGATGAGCTTCCTGTCCACTTCCTTCACACCGCCGATGGTGGAGAGCAGGATCGGAAAGAGCGTCGCCCAGAAGATGACGAAGACCTTCGACGTTTCGCCAAGCCCGAGCAGCAGTATGAAGACGGGATAGAGAGCGAGCGCCGATGTCTGGCGGAAGAACTGGAGCAGCGGATCGAGCGCCTGTTCGACGATGCGCGCCTGCCCCATGACGAGGCCGAGCGGAATGCCGATGGCAACCGCAGCGGCGAAGGCAATGCCGGAGCGCTGGAGGCTGATGGCGATGTCATCGACGAGCGCGCCGCTCGAAAGACTGTCCCAGAGGGCCGAGGCGATCACGTCGAGCGGCGGGAAGACGGACGGGTTGACCCAGCCCTGCGTACTCGAAATCTGCCATAGGGCGAGGAAGGCGATCACCAAGCCGTAGCGGGCGATGAACGGGGAGACGGCCGCGTTCACCTTTGCCGTAAGCGCGGGCGGTGGGCGCTTTGCGAGGCGGAAGTCCGCGCCGAGGGTGGAGTTGACGTTTTCGTAGGACATGGTCGTCTCCTATTCCGCCGCCTGGACGGCCGTGCGGGCGCCGGCCCAGCGATTGACGGGAAACGGCAGGCCGAGGTTTTCGCGCAGGGTCGTGCCCTCGTATTGCGTGCGGAACAGGCCGCGGCGCTGCAGTTCGGGGATCACCAGATCGACGAAATCGTCGAGCGCGGTCGGCAGCCAGGGCGGCAGGATGTTGAAGCCGTCGGCGGCCTCGTTCTCGAACCATTCCTGCAGCGTATCGACGATCGTTTCGGGCGTGCCGACAATGGTGAAGTGGCCGCGCGCGGTGGCAACCCATTGATAGAGCTGACGGATCGAGAAATTGTTCTCGTCCGCGATCTGGCGGATGAGCGCCTGGCGGCTCTTCATGCCCTCGGTCGGCGGGGCGGGCGGCAGGGGGCCGTCGACGTCGTAGCCACGCAGGTCCAGCGTGCCGCCGGTGAGGCCGTTGAGCAGGCCGACGCCATCTTCCTCGAGGATCAGCGATGTCAGGCGCTCGTATTTCTCCTGTGCTTCCTCCAGCGTGCGGCCGACGAAGGGTGCGAAACCGGGCATGACGAGGATGTGGTCCGGGCTGCGTCCGAGGCCGCGGGCGCGTGCCTTGATGTCGCGGTAGAATTCCTGCGCCGTCTCGATGTGCTGGTGCGCCGTGAAGATTACTTCGGCGGTCGCGGCGGCCAGTCCGCGGCCGTCCTCGGACTGGCCGGCCTGCACGATGACCGGATGCCCCTGCGGCGACCTGGGAACGTTCAGCGGCCCGCGCACCTGGAAATGCTCGCCGCGATGCTCGCTCTCATGCAGCTTCTGCGGATCGTAGAAGACGCCGGTCTTCTTCTCACGGATGAAGGCGTCGTCTTCAAAGCTGTCCCAGAGCTTCCTGACCACCTCGACATGCTCGGCGGCGCGGCGATAGCGCGCGGCATGAGGAAGCTGGGTGTCGCGGTTGAAGTTCTGCGCGGTCGGATCGCCCGTCGTCGTCACAACGTTCCAGCCGGCCCGCCCGCCCGAGAGGAGATCCAGCGAGGCGAATTTGCGTGCGGTGTTGTAGGGCTCCTCATAGGTCGTGGAGGCCGTGGCGATGAAGCCGAGATTTTTGGTGAAGGGGGCGAGCGCGGAGAAGAGCGTCACAGGTTCGAAGCCCGCCACGCGGGCATTGCCGCCTTCCCTTGCGCCGCCGAAGCCGACGGCGAGGTTGTCGGCCAGGAAATAGGCGTCGAAGAGGCCGCGTTCGGCCGTCTGGGCGAGCTGCTTGTGGAATTCGAGGCTGGTTGCGCCGTCCACCGGCTGGTCGGGGTGCCGCCATGAGGCGATATGCTGCCCGCCACCGGGAAGGAATGCGCCGAGCCTGATCTTGCGTGTCATCTCATGTCCTTTCGTTTTCCTGAAAGGCGGCCGGCATGCGGCCGCAAGTCTTCGGTCCCGCCGGCGGCGGGTTCATGCATTGCAAATTGGATGATTGGCCGGTGCCGCTTAGCCCTTAGCGGGCAAGGGCATGATAGCGGCCGTCCTGATAGAGCAGCGAGTGGCCGGCGCCGATGCGGATCGCCAGAACCTTGCCGATGACGATGACATGGCTGTGCCGCTCGATCGCCTCTTCGACCGCACAATCGATCGCCGCGACCGCATCGACCAGCAGCGGTGCGCCGCTGACGGCAGTGGTCCATTCCGCGCCGCGGTAGCGGTCGGGGCCGCGCAGGCCGCCGCGGCCGGCGAACTGGTTGGCGAGCGCTTCATGGTCCGCACCGGCGATGTTGATGCCGAAATGGCCGAAGCGCTCGACGACGGGCCATGTGGAGGAGGTGCGGTTGAGGGAGATGAGCATGCGTGCCGGCTCGACCGAGAGCGCCGTCGCCGAGGTGACGGTGGCGCCCGTCCGGGCCTCCCCTTCCCCCGCCGTGATGATGCTGACCCCGCCGCCAAGCGTGCGCAGTGCCGCCTTCAGGCTGTCGGCATCGGCCGGGTGATCGAGCAGTGCCTTGCTTGCGATGCTGAAATGCGTGTTTTCGACATGGGCGTTCATCGTTCCCGCTCCGCTGGTGACCCCTGATGTTCATAGGGATAGCAAACGAAAACGGGTGGCAGCAGGCACGGATTTCTTAAATCTACTATTTTTATAGAAAATATGCTCATTGGCTGGTCGGCCTCTGGCATCTCTTCCAGAAAGCCGGAAAGGACGCCGCGAAGACCGCGGCGCCGCTCGCTCAGGCAGGCTTGCGCCGCGCCGCCATGGCCGTCACCTCGACCTTCATGCCGGGATCGGCAAGCGCGCTGACGCCGACGGCGCAACGGACCGGATAGGGCTTCTTGAAATAGGCGCAATAGACCTTGTTGAAGGCCGGGCGGTCGGCCATGTCGGTGAGGTAAATCGTCAGGTGCAGCACGTCGGCAAGGGTGCTGCCGGCCTTTTCCAGCGAAGCCTTGAGGCTCTCCAGTGTCGCAATGCTCTGCGTCCTGATATCGCCGGTCTCCAGCGATCCATCCGCCCGCAGCGGAATATGCGTGGTCATCAGCAGGTTGCCGAGGCCGGCGACGTCGGAGGAGATTTCGCTCTCGTCGGTATCCTCGATGAAGAAGGGCGTGTCGTGGTCAGCCATCGATGTCTTTCCTGTCATTGGTGCGGCCGGCGAAACCGCCGGCCTTCTCTTTCGCGTTGGGAAGCCTCACCAGACCGTGCCGCGCGCCGCGACGTCTTCCACGCGCGTGACGATCCCGTCGCGATGGAAGACCATGCGGTCGAACAGGTTGCTGACGACGCAGGTATGGTTGGGCACGATCTTCACGAGGCCGCCGACCGGCGGGAACGTATCCCGGCAGGCCGCGATGTCGACTACCGCATGCTCCTCCGACAGCGAAACGATGCGCGCGCCCTCGAAGCCCTCGATCTCGCCGAAGTCGCTGAAGCCGAGCAGATCGGAAGTCAGCGCCTTCGAGCCGGCGTCGAGGACGGCGCGGCCCTCCGCGGGGCGCGAGACGACCGTGGCGAGGACATGCATGGCAAGGTCGTCCCGGCTGCATTCGCCGGCGCGCACCATGCTGCGGTCGTTGTAGACATAGGTGCCGGCGCGATGCTCCGTCGCGGAGGGCACGAGATGGGCCTTGTAGAGGTCCGGCGAGCCGCCGCTGGAGCGGACCGGGCAATCAATGCCCCTGGCGGCAAGAAGCGCCATCGTCCCGGTGATGAAGGCTTCGACCGCCTCCGCGCCGCCCGGTGCCGGATAGGTGAGGATGCCGCCGAAATTCAAGGCGGGCGCGGCCGCGATGCGTTCGGCGAGCTGCGCGGCGGCTTCCGGCGTCTGCACGCCGCACCGCTTGCCGCCCGTATCGCATTCGACGAGCACTGTCAGTGGACGCGCCGCGTCGAAGGCGCCGGCCAGCCCGTCGACCGTCACGGCGCTGTCGGCGACGACGCTGAGATGCGGCACGCGCTCATGCAGTGCCCGCAGCCGGGCGAGCTTCGCCGCGCCGAGAATGTTGTAGGTGATCAGGATGTCCGTGAAGCCGGCATCGGCGAAGACGGTTGCCTCGCTTATCTTCTGGCAGTTGATGCCGACCGCGCCGGCCTCTTGCTGCGCCTTCGCGACGGCGACGATCTTGTGCGTCTTGATGTGCGGGCGGAAAGCCTTGCCGTGCTGGTCGATATAGGCCTGGGCGCGGGCGATATTGGCGGCGAGCCGGTCTTCGTCGATGACGGGCATGGGGGTTGCGACCTGATCGAGCGGCGTGCCGGCTTCGGGCCAGGGAGACTGCATGGGGAACCTTCGATTGCTTCGGCGCCGGCCGAATCCGGTAGCGCCCGTTGATGACGCCCGCCACTATGGTACGAATGGCGGCAAGAAGAAATCGGAAACCGAGCGCCGTTCAGGCAGGGCACACCATGCCGCTTCAAAATCGCGTCACCCCCTTCGGCGAGATCGTCGCCATCGATCAGCGCGGCCTTTTCACCGGCAATCGCGGTATCATCCATGATCCGGCAACGCGGACGCTCCTTGCCAAACGCTGGGCGAGCAAGGCCTGGCTGATCTGTGCCTGCGACTTCAAGGGGCGGCGCCGCACCGTGATGGGCGGCCGGAGCTGGACGGAGCTGTTCTTCCTCGATGAGGCCGTGGCGCTAGCGGCCGGCCACCGCCCCTGCTTCTTCTGCCGCCGGGAAGCGGCAGAAGGGTTTCGCGCGTGCTGGGCGTCGGCAAGAGGGGAAGCGCTTCCCGCTGCCGGTGCGATCGACGCCGTTCTGCACGGCGAACGCCTGATGCACCGGACAAAGCGGCTGCATCCATTCACTGGCCCGCCGGCCGCCCTTCCCGGCGGCGCGGTGGTTGCCGTCGGGAAGGAGGTGTTCACGCTTCGCGCGGGGCTGGCGTATCGCTGGACCATTGCGGGTTATGCTGCGCCACAACATCTCGACCATGCCGACGGGCTTCTCACCCCGCCCTCGACGGTGCTGGCGCTGCGTGCGGGATATCGGCCGGTATTTCATCCCTCGGCCGAATCAATAGACGGTGGATAGAGCTCCCCGAGGCCTGTTTGCGGCCGCCATTCTGCGCTAGAACGGAAAAAGAGTTGAGTTCGACCGTCCGTCTCGGACGGTTTTGTGGTATATTATAAGGACCGCCGCAGGCGATTGTGACGGCCTGTGCCTGAAAATGGCAACGATCAAGCGGATAGAGGCCAGCGTAGGGCGCCTCACCGCTACATTTCGTTAACCATTAATTCCTTGCTCTAACATCAGAATCGGTTCTAAATGCGATTTAATCCTTCATATAGGCTTGAAATCGCATCTTGAGATTCTGGACATGAATATGGCCGCAACGTTCGGGCAGGCAATTTCCGAGGTCGATCAACTGATCATCGGACAGGCGCACGAACTGTCAGATAAGCTGAAGCAGCACCGGCTGGAAATGTTCCCGCCCGTCGCGCAAAAGAACCTGCGCCAGTTCCAGCTGAGCGAGGCCGCGCATTTTCTCGGCGTCACCAGCGGCTACCTGCGCAATCTCTCGCTCGAATCCAAGGGGCCGCTGCCGCAGGTCACGCCGTCCGGCCGCCGCTCCTACACCGCCGAGCAATTGCAGGAGATGCGTGAATATCTGGAGCAGAACAGCCGCGGTCAGCGCTATGTGCCGCGCCGGCGCGGGGCCGAGCACCTTCAGGTCATCGCCGTCGTGAACTTCAAGGGCGGTTCCGGCAAGACGACGACGACCGCGCATCTTGCCCAGCATCTCGCTCTGACCGGCCATCGTGTCCTCGCCGTCGATCTCGACCCGCAGGCAAGCCTTTCGGCGATCCACGGGTTCCAGCCGGAATTCGACGTCAACGAGAACGAGACCCTTTACGGCGCCATCCGCTACGACGACCAGCGCCGGCCGCTGAAGGAGATCATCCGCAAGACGAATTTCCCCGGTCTCGACATTGTGCCGGGCAACCTCGAACTCATGGAATTCGAGCACGACACGCCGCGCGTCCTGGCACAGGGCAACAGCGGCGATTACGGCCGCATCTTCTTCGCCCGTCTCGACGAGGCGCTCTCCTCCGTCGCCGACGACTACGACGTGGTGGTGATCGACTGCCCGCCGCAGCTCGGCTTCCTGACGATGAGCGCGATTTGCGGCGCGACGGCGGTGCTGATCACCGTGCATCCGCAGATGCTCGACGTCATGTCGATGTGCCAGTTCCTGCAGATGCTGGGCGAGGTGCTGAACACGCTGAAGAGCGCGGGCGGCAACATGAACCTCGACTGGCTGCGCTATCTCGTGACCCGCTACGATCCCGCGGACGGACCGCAGACGCAGATGGTCGCCTTCATGCGTTCGCTGTTCAAGCAGCATGTGCTGACCAGCCCGATGGTGCGAAGCGTCGCCATCGCGGATGCGGCGCTGACCAACCAGACGCTCTACGAGGTGGACCGCAGCCAATTCACGCGGGCGACCTACGACCGTGCGCTGGAATCCATGGAGGCGGTCAACGTGGAAATCGTCGATCTCATTCACAAGGCATGGGGGCGTTGATCATGGCGCGCAAGAACGTTCTTTCCAACCTGATAGCACCGGCGTCGGAAAAGTTGACGCCGGTAAACCCGGTTCAGGACGAGCCGCGCCAGCACGTTACCTACAAGGGCATCGGCGCTCTCGGCGCGGTGACCCGCAGCATCGACGCGTTGGCCGCCAAGGCGGACGCGGCCAAGGAGATCGAGGCGAAGCTGACGGCCGGCGAGGTCGTCATCGAGCTCGAACCCGACCAGATCGAGGAATCCTTCATTTCCGATCGCCTCGTGCATTCCGACCAGCAGTTCCAGGAGCTCGTCGAGGCGATGCGCGTGCGTGGGCAGGATTCGCCGATCCTCGTGCGCCCGCACCCCACGAAGGACGGCACCTACCAGATCGCCTTCGGCCACCGTCGCGCGAAGGCCGCCCGCCTGCTTGGCCGGCCGGTCCGCGCCGTCGTCAAGGCTCTGTCCGACCGCGACCATGTCATCGCCCAGGGGCAGGAGAACAGCGCGCGCGCGGATCTCTCCTTCCTCGAGCGGGCGACCTTTGCCGGGGAACTGGAGACGCGCGGCTTCGATCGCGAGACGATCATGGCGGCGCTCAGCGCCGACAAGACGACCGTTTCGAAGATGCTGTCGGTGGTAAACCGCATTCCCAAGGGTGTGCGTGCCGGCATCGGCCCCGCGCTCGCCATCGGCCGCGACCGCTGGCACGAGCTTGCGACCCGCTTCGATGAACCGTCCAACGAAGACCGCGCGGTCGAATTCCTCGCCCGCGAGCGCATAAAGGTCCGCTCACCGGAGGAGCGCTTCAATCTCGTGAACGGCCATCTGGCGAAGGGCGATGCGCCTGCAGCGGCGCACAAGCCCACCCCGGCCACATGGGGGGGGAGGGTTGTCCGGGCCCGGGGGGGGGGGACCGGGGGTCTTTGTGTGTGTGTGTTGAGGGCGGCGAGGGGGGGTGGTTTTGTTTTTTTTTTTTTTATTTTTTTTTGTTTTTTTTGTGTGTTTTTTTTTTATGAAAATAAAAATTTGTTTTTTTATTGTTTGGGAAAAGGGGGGGGGTGTTTTTTTGGTGGGGTTTGTTGTTTTTTTTTTTTTTTTTTTTTTTTTTTTTTTTTTTTTTTTTTTTTTTTTTTTTTTTTTTTTTTTTTTTTTTTTTTTTTTTTTTTTTTTTTTTTTTTTTTTTTTTTTTTTTTTTTTTTTTTTTTTTTTTTTTTTTTTTTTTTTTGGGGGTTTTTTTTTTTTTTTTTTTTTTTTTTTTTGTTTTTTTTTTTGTTTTTTTTTTTTGATTTTGTTGTTTTTTTGTTTTTTTTTTTTTTTTTTTTTGGGTTGGGGGGGGGTGGTTGTTTTTTGTTTTTGGTGGTTGTTTGTTTTTTTTTTTTTTTTTTTTTTTTTTTTTTTTTTTTTTTGTTTTTTTTTGGGGTGGTGTTGTTTTGTTTTTTTTTTTTTTTTTTTTTTTTTTTTTTTGTGTGGGGGTGGTGGGGGTGGGGGTGTGTTTGGGTGGTTTTTGGGTGTGTTTTTTTTGTTGGGTTTTTGTGGGGGGGGGGGGGGGGGGGGGTGTGTGTGTTGTGGGGGGGGGGTGGGGGGGGGTTTGTTGGGTTTTTTTTTTTTTTTTTTTTTTTTTTTTTTGTTTGGGGGGTGGGTTGTTTGGTTTTTGGTGGTTGGGTGGTTGTTTGGTGGTTGGTTGTTTGTTTGTTGTGGGTTTGTTTTTTGTTTGTTTTTTTTTTTGTTTTTTTGTTTTTTTTGTTTTTGTTTTTTTTTTTTTTTGTTGTTTTTTTTTTTTTTTTTTTTTTTTTTTTTTTTTTTTTTTTTTTTTTTTTTTTTTTTTTTTTTTTTTTTTTTTTTTTTTTTTTTTTTTT contains:
- a CDS encoding ABC transporter permease, which codes for MSYENVNSTLGADFRLAKRPPPALTAKVNAAVSPFIARYGLVIAFLALWQISSTQGWVNPSVFPPLDVIASALWDSLSSGALVDDIAISLQRSGIAFAAAVAIGIPLGLVMGQARIVEQALDPLLQFFRQTSALALYPVFILLLGLGETSKVFVIFWATLFPILLSTIGGVKEVDRKLIEMARTYGASRLTIFRRVVLPASVPAIFVGLRLSATTALLLLIAAEMIGANKGIGFQVMNAQYNFQIPLMFAAILLLALLGLAANAVLVLLQRKLCRWSQPGA
- a CDS encoding LLM class flavin-dependent oxidoreductase, with the translated sequence MTRKIRLGAFLPGGGQHIASWRHPDQPVDGATSLEFHKQLAQTAERGLFDAYFLADNLAVGFGGAREGGNARVAGFEPVTLFSALAPFTKNLGFIATASTTYEEPYNTARKFASLDLLSGGRAGWNVVTTTGDPTAQNFNRDTQLPHAARYRRAAEHVEVVRKLWDSFEDDAFIREKKTGVFYDPQKLHESEHRGEHFQVRGPLNVPRSPQGHPVIVQAGQSEDGRGLAAATAEVIFTAHQHIETAQEFYRDIKARARGLGRSPDHILVMPGFAPFVGRTLEEAQEKYERLTSLILEEDGVGLLNGLTGGTLDLRGYDVDGPLPPAPPTEGMKSRQALIRQIADENNFSIRQLYQWVATARGHFTIVGTPETIVDTLQEWFENEAADGFNILPPWLPTALDDFVDLVIPELQRRGLFRTQYEGTTLRENLGLPFPVNRWAGARTAVQAAE
- a CDS encoding flavin reductase family protein; amino-acid sequence: MNAHVENTHFSIASKALLDHPADADSLKAALRTLGGGVSIITAGEGEARTGATVTSATALSVEPARMLISLNRTSSTWPVVERFGHFGINIAGADHEALANQFAGRGGLRGPDRYRGAEWTTAVSGAPLLVDAVAAIDCAVEEAIERHSHVIVIGKVLAIRIGAGHSLLYQDGRYHALAR
- a CDS encoding RidA family protein, which encodes MADHDTPFFIEDTDESEISSDVAGLGNLLMTTHIPLRADGSLETGDIRTQSIATLESLKASLEKAGSTLADVLHLTIYLTDMADRPAFNKVYCAYFKKPYPVRCAVGVSALADPGMKVEVTAMAARRKPA
- a CDS encoding D-TA family PLP-dependent enzyme → MQSPWPEAGTPLDQVATPMPVIDEDRLAANIARAQAYIDQHGKAFRPHIKTHKIVAVAKAQQEAGAVGINCQKISEATVFADAGFTDILITYNILGAAKLARLRALHERVPHLSVVADSAVTVDGLAGAFDAARPLTVLVECDTGGKRCGVQTPEAAAQLAERIAAAPALNFGGILTYPAPGGAEAVEAFITGTMALLAARGIDCPVRSSGGSPDLYKAHLVPSATEHRAGTYVYNDRSMVRAGECSRDDLAMHVLATVVSRPAEGRAVLDAGSKALTSDLLGFSDFGEIEGFEGARIVSLSEEHAVVDIAACRDTFPPVGGLVKIVPNHTCVVSNLFDRMVFHRDGIVTRVEDVAARGTVW
- the repA gene encoding plasmid partitioning protein RepA gives rise to the protein MAATFGQAISEVDQLIIGQAHELSDKLKQHRLEMFPPVAQKNLRQFQLSEAAHFLGVTSGYLRNLSLESKGPLPQVTPSGRRSYTAEQLQEMREYLEQNSRGQRYVPRRRGAEHLQVIAVVNFKGGSGKTTTTAHLAQHLALTGHRVLAVDLDPQASLSAIHGFQPEFDVNENETLYGAIRYDDQRRPLKEIIRKTNFPGLDIVPGNLELMEFEHDTPRVLAQGNSGDYGRIFFARLDEALSSVADDYDVVVIDCPPQLGFLTMSAICGATAVLITVHPQMLDVMSMCQFLQMLGEVLNTLKSAGGNMNLDWLRYLVTRYDPADGPQTQMVAFMRSLFKQHVLTSPMVRSVAIADAALTNQTLYEVDRSQFTRATYDRALESMEAVNVEIVDLIHKAWGR
- the repB gene encoding plasmid partitioning protein RepB; translation: MARKNVLSNLIAPASEKLTPVNPVQDEPRQHVTYKGIGALGAVTRSIDALAAKADAAKEIEAKLTAGEVVIELEPDQIEESFISDRLVHSDQQFQELVEAMRVRGQDSPILVRPHPTKDGTYQIAFGHRRAKAARLLGRPVRAVVKALSDRDHVIAQGQENSARADLSFLERATFAGELETRGFDRETIMAALSADKTTVSKMLSVVNRIPKGVRAGIGPALAIGRDRWHELATRFDEPSNEDRAVEFLARERIKVRSPEERFNLVNGHLAKGDAPAAAHKPTPATWGGRVVRARGGGTGGLCVCVLRAARGGGFVFFFFIFFCFFCVFFFYENKNLFFYCLGKGGGCFFGGVCCFFFFFFFFFFFFFFFFFFFFFFFFFFFFFFFFFFFFFFFFFFFFFFFWGFFFFFFFFFLFFFLFFFFDFVVFLFFFFFFFGLGGGGCFLFLVVVCFFFFFFFFFFFFLFFFGVVLFCFFFFFFFFFFVWGWWGWGCVWVVFGCVFFVGFLWGGGGGGVCVLWGGGGGGFVGFFFFFFFFFFVWGVGCLVFGGWVVVWWLVVCLLWVCFLFVFFFVFLFFLFLFFFFFVVFFFFFFFFFFFFFFFFFFFFFFFFFFFFFFFFFFFFFFFFFFFFFFFFFFFFFFFFFFFFFFFFFFFFFFFFFFFFFFFFFLGGFGGGGGGGGGGGWVWWVGCGFWVVGGGGGGGGVVCVCCWCFVFFFFFFFFCFFFFFFLLFFFFLCFFFFCFFLLLCFFLFFFFFFFFFFFFVLFWFFFVFFFCFFFFFFFFFFFFFFFFLFFFFGWVGGCVFFFFFFFFFFVVFFVVFCVFFFFFFLFFFFFFFFFFFFFFFFFFFFFCWCFFFFFFFLFLWVGFFFCLLVGFFFFFFLLVVCGVLLCVFFCCLFCGWGVGGFFFFFFFFFFFFFFFFFFFFFFFCGCFFFFFFLFFFFFFFFFFFFFFFFFFFFFFFVFFFFVFFFFFFFFFFFFFFFCFVVGVLFLLGVCCVGGVWVGGVGGVVGGGGGGGAMRHDHEPDDRCLRIEHGGEKDLADRHGRRSVLDQIHGRCAPEPDREKQHPADGGETKGDCQGRPALQKRSRDRRQRHDHRQITGQFSKKQWQARAQAARRGADRQQRVGRAGRQQQGENGKDEKAVRHGNSVGRWCIAPTLGPSCTGTLISVKPALPLAGESR